A genomic region of Metopolophium dirhodum isolate CAU chromosome 1, ASM1992520v1, whole genome shotgun sequence contains the following coding sequences:
- the LOC132932622 gene encoding uncharacterized protein LOC132932622, whose amino-acid sequence MVTPPSVTYAEAKARVVRAIAKITSFVAAAGEYKADRSNAGKHAKVAKMLSELNDIRRIAEDDFQVMESSVSKKLAPMEVVDNKESLSLSADFDNLYYELAAFADVYHISLSPGMDTSSAQLSVNQTTGSSNLSHYQLPKRSFPTFSGVLIEWQGFEDLFKSILSHAPDLPDVERFEILKTSLQGEALSLVSHLPLTSANYNKAWEVLRARYGNKRDLARIHLDALLAPHTVNCNDAASIKTLLTTILEHTAALDNLDFVTRHWSPILVHIFENHLDYDLRSRWELTVGDRHQPATSDFVEFLRSHVRSAEARAGNYSTTLQSSTSQPKQSKKVYTTHSRPTYGPKVLTASAALSTESGHRSPAISNCQICKKPHSIRQCQLFLSKGPNDRFQLAKTHRLCINCLGCGHSSAACPSKFKCQSCNRSHHTLLHFESSPATSTPPSSSMVVQSGDPTRTVSLVVKDNPQKVVLLSTVLLDICGTDGHRHSFRALLDSGSQASFITGKSADILMLNRRRSPVSITTFANTTATPVCGSSVVIVTPHGKQTPSLSIDALIVPQITGKTPQISFTPGQWTHIHHLPLADPSYHIPGDIDLLLGSDILPSILCDSLISGSAGEPTALKTIFGWVLFGPTTTAPPVSLATMCVSTSSNLDATLRKFWELEELPVVHHLSPDDKVAEEIYVSTTTRLSSGRFMVTLPFRTPSPVLGDSKTHAHQRYKALELRLSRQPDLRKQYIDFMQDYLSSGHMELVPVSERDNPLNYYIPHHCVIKPDSKTTKLRVVFNASARTSTGASLNESMYTGPKLQPDIQVVLLRSRLWKYLFMADIKQMYRQILVQPSDRDYLRILWRFSPSSPIDEYRLCTVTYGTSAAPFQALRTIRHLATLDGARWPVAADVLLNDTFVDDILTGANSEEDALNCQDQLINLCALAQFELRKWASNNVQLLQMVPPESRAMSVSVLFDSDELSDLKVLGLKWDPSADTFSFKAQPSMTQPTKRSVLSDIARVFDPLGLLSPMTFFTKHVMQQLWTSGINWDDPVPSDIASLWARYQSEQQLIETISIPRRITYDHAISVQLHAFSDSSEKGYAAAVYLRVETVTSVYCHLITGKSKVAPLKRSTIPRLELCGAVLASKLLRLVADSYTNRITIDELHAWTDSTTALVWIRSSPHRWATFIANRTSLIHDLTTPAIWRPVPTKENPVDCASRGLFPSELLNHSLWWTGPSFLLSPPDKWPKLLLTKLEDFTGPPTREARVPTVLTVTVDIPIINLLNRMSSLQKILRVIAYCFRFSKPRSDAPISNIINATEITRALSALVYLVQRQTFAVEIAALSNGLPCSKSLRRLDLFIDPVGVLRVGGRLRNAEIPYVHKHPALLPSRHRLTDLIIDHNHCALSHPGAMTLQSHLQREFWILSGRQAIRSRLRLCLPCFRTRPQTVQPKMAALPKYRVQQIKPFAISGVDYAGPISIKGSRGRASSRSSAYICLFVCTVTKALHIELSSDLSTETFLLAFTRFAARRGPIKEIHSDCGTNFVGAANILNPLHNFIASETYQHSVRNHLSKDQITWFFNPPSSPHFGGLWEAGVKSTKSLIFRSIGTHRLTSEELITLLTKIEATLNSRPLCALSNDPKDLEALTPSHFLTLVSSTSLPDPCLENVPLSKMQRWRLVTDLHRYFWTRWKNEYLSTLQLRTKWSDDGKQLNVGDLVLIKEPSHPLYWRYGRITDLHPGADGVSRVATVHTSSGVLTRPAVKLCPVPSC is encoded by the coding sequence ATGGTCACTCCTCCTTCAGTAACTTATGCAGAGGCAAAAGCACGGGTTGTCCGTGCAATTGCAAAAATCACTTCATTTGTCGCTGCAGCCGGTGAATATAAAGCCGATCGTTCTAATGCGGGCAAACATGCTAAAGTAGCTAAGATGCTGTCTGAATTAAATGACATTCGTCGAATTGCTGAAGACGATTTCCAAGTCATGGAATCTTCTGTTAGTAAAAAGTTAGCCCCCATGGAAGTCGTAGATAATAAAGAGAGTCTAAGCCTCAGTGCCGATTTTGACAATTTGTACTATGAACTTGCTGCTTTTGCTGATGTGTATCATATTTCATTATCTCCCGGCATGGATACATCCTCAGCTCAGTTGTCAGTTAACCAAACAACAGGCTCCAGTAATTTGTCACATTATCAACTGCCCAAACGGAGCTTTCCTACGTTTTCTGGAGTGCTTATTGAATGGCAAGGTTTCGAAGATCTctttaaatcaattttgtccCACGCTCCTGATCTTCCCGATGTTGAgcgatttgaaatattaaagacCTCTCTGCAAGGTGAAGCTCTATCGTTGGTTTCACATCTCCCTTTGACGTCCGCAAACTATAACAAAGCTTGGGAAGTGTTGCGTGCTCGTTATGGGAACAAGCGTGATTTGGCTCGAATTCATCTGGACGCCCTCCTAGCACCCCACACAGTCAATTGTAACGACGCGGCTTCCATAAAAACTCTTCTCACGACCATTCTTGAACACACTGCGGCCCTagataatttagattttgttaCTCGCCATTGGAGTCCGATTCTTGTTCATATCTTTGAAAATCATCTAGATTATGATCTTCGCTCTCGTTGGGAACTCACTGTTGGAGATCGCCATCAACCAGCCACGAGTGACTTTGTAGAATTTTTAAGGAGCCATGTTCGGTCAGCCGAAGCTCGTGCAGGAAATTATTCAACGACTTTACAATCTAGTACTTCCCAACCAAAACAGTCAAAAAAGGTATATACTACACACTCTCGTCCCACTTATGGACCAAAAGTGTTGACCGCCAGTGCGGCGTTATCCACTGAATCAGGTCATCGGTCACCTGCTATCAGTAACTGCCAAATTTGCAAAAAGCCTCATTCGATTCGACAATGTCAATTGTTCCTTAGTAAAGGCCCAAACGATCGTTTTCAGCTGGCAAAAACCCATCGTCTCTGCATCAACTGTCTCGGCTGTGGACACTCGTCCGCTGCGTGCCCTTCGAAATTCAAGTGTCAATCGTGCAATCGTTCTCACCATACCTTGTTACACTTTGAATCAAGTCCAGCCACGAGTACACCACCAAGTAGTTCCATGGTGGTCCAGTCAGGTGATCCTACCCGCACGGTCTCGTTAGTTGTAAAAGATAACCCCCAGAAAGTGGTATTATTATCAACTGTGCTTCTGGACATTTGTGGTACCGATGGTCATCGTCATTCGTTTAGAGCCCTATTAGACAGTGGCTCTCAAGCCAGCTTTATCACGGGCAAATCGGCTGACATTCTTATGCTCAATCGCCGACGTTCACCTGTGAGTATAACCACGTTTGCTAACACTACTGCTACTCCTGTTTGTGGATCATCCGTTGTCATTGTGACTCCTCACGGCAAACAAACACCCAGCCTAAGTATTGACGCTTTGATTGTACCACAGATCACAGGAAAAACCCCGCAAATCTCGTTCACACCTGGTCAATGGACACATATTCACCATTTGCCCTTAGCAGATCCGTCATATCACATTCCTGGTGACATAGACTTGCTGTTGGGCTCCGACATTCTACCGTCCATATTATGCGACAGTCTCATTTCGGGTAGTGCAGGCGAGCCTACTgcgttaaaaacaattttcggTTGGGTTTTGTTTGGGCCGACCACCACAGCTCCCCCTGTTTCACTGGCCACAATGTGTGTGTCAACATCCAGCAACCTTGATGCAACCTTAAGAAAGTTTTGGGAGTTGGAAGAGCTACCTGTAGTTCATCACTTAAGTCCCGATGACAAAGTTGCAGAAGAGATCTACGTCTCAACCACTACTCGTCTTAGTTCAGGTCGTTTTATGGTTACACTTCCGTTTCGAACACCGTCTCCTGTGTTAGGTGATTCTAAGACTCATGCTCATCAACGCTACAAGGCCCTTGAGCTTCGACTAAGTCGACAACCTGATCTTCGAAAACAGTACATAGACTTTATGCAGGATTACTTGTCAAGTGGTCACATGGAACTTGTGCCAGTGTCTGAACGCGACAATCCACTGAATTACTATATACCACACCATTGTGTCATAAAACCTGACAGCAAGACAACAAAATTGCGTGTTGTATTCAATGCTTCAGCCCGTACTTCAACCGGAGCCTCTCTGAATGAGAGTATGTATACTGGTCCAAAGTTGCAACCAGATATTCAAGTTGTATTGCTCCGCTCTCGTCTCTGGAAGTACCTGTTTATGGCTGACATAAAACAGATGTACCGCCAAATCCTAGTTCAACCTTCAGATCGAGACTATTTGAGAATCCTGTGGAGATTTTCACCCTCGTCTCCAATTGATGAATATCGGCTCTGTACAGTTACGTATGGAACGTCAGCAGCACCTTTTCAAGCTCTGCGAACTATTCGTCATCTTGCTACACTGGACGGTGCTAGGTGGCCGGTGGCCGCTGACGTTTTACTCAATGACACTTTTGTCGACGATATTTTAACTGGTGCAAACTCAGAAGAAGACGCTCTCAACTGTCAAGACCAATTGATAAACCTTTGTGCACTCGCTCAATTTGAGCTCCGCAAGTGGGCCAGCAACAATGTACAACTTCTACAAATGGTCCCACCAGAATCTCGTGCAATGTCCGTCTCAGTCTTGTTCGACAGTGACGAACTCTCTGATTTGAAAGTATTAGGGTTAAAATGGGACCCATCTGCTGACACTTTTTCCTTTAAAGCTCAGCCATCGATGACTCAACCGACAAAACGATCTGTTCTGTCCGACATTGCTCGTGTCTTTGATCCGTTAGGACTGTTGTCACCCATGACCTTTTTCACAAAACACGTCATGCAACAGCTGTGGACCTCCGGTATCAACTGGGATGACCCAGTTCCCTCTGACATTGCCTCCCTATGGGCCCGATATCAGTCTGAACAGCAGCTAATTGAAACCATTAGTATTCCTCGTCGTATTACCTATGATCATGCTATTTCTGTACAACTCCATGCCTTTTCTGATAGCTCTGAAAAAGGTTATGCCGCGGCAGTATATCTCCGTGTAGAGACAGTCACGTCAGTGTATTGTCATCTCATAACAGGAAAGTCAAAAGTAGCCCCTCTCAAGCGGTCCACAATTCCCCGTCTGGAACTGTGTGGTGCCGTATTGGCTTCGAAACTCCTCCGATTGGTTGCTGACTCCTACACTAATCGCATAACTATTGACGAACTCCACGCCTGGACTGATTCCACCACAGCTCTCGTTTGGATTAGGTCTTCCCCTCATCGATGGGCCACATTCATCGCGAATCGAACCAGTCTGATCCACGATTTAACCACACCTGCAATTTGGCGCCCTGTTCCCACGAAGGAGAATCCAGTCGATTGCGCATCGCGCGGATTGTTTCCTTCCGAGCTCCTCAACCACTCACTGTGGTGGACTGGTCCATCATTTTTACTGAGTCCTCCAGACAAATGGCCAAAATTACTGTTAACCAAACTTGAAGATTTCACTGGGCCCCCCACAAGGGAAGCTCGAGTACCTACTGTGCTCACCGTCACTGTAGACATTCCGATAATCAATTTGTTAAATCGCATGTCATCTCTGCAGAAGATCCTTCGCGTAATCGCTTACTGTTTTCGATTTTCCAAGCCCCGTTCTGACGCTCCAATTAGCAACATTATAAATGCGACAGAGATCACTCGTGCTCTCTCTGCCTTGGTCTACTTAGTCCAACGTCAAACGTTTGCCGTCGAAATTGCAGCTCTGTCAAACGGTCTTCCCTGCTCAAAATCTCTCCGACGTTTAGACCTGTTTATTGACCCAGTTGGTGTTCTCAGAGTGGGCGGTCGGCTTCGCAACGCAGAAATTCCATACGTTCACAAGCATCCTGCTTTGTTGCCGTCCCGTCATCGTTTAACTGATCTAATAATTGATCACAACCATTGTGCATTAAGCCATCCAGGAGCCATGACCCTCCAATCACATTTACAGCGTGAGTTTTGGATACTGTCAGGGAGGCAGGCTATTAGGTCCCGGCTGCGATTATGTCTTCCATGCTTTCGCACTAGACCTCAAACGGTTCAACCAAAAATGGCTGCTCTTCCTAAATACAGAGTACAACAGATAAAACCATTTGCTATCTCAGGCGTTGATTATGCTGGCCCGATATCTATCAAAGGATCCCGTGGTCGCGCATCATCCAGGAGCTCTGCCTACATTTGTTTATTCGTCTGTACCGTAACCAAGGCATTGCACATCGAGCTCAGTTCTGACCTGTCAACGGAAACTTTCCTCCTAGCGTTCACTCGTTTTGCTGCTCGTCGTGGACCGATCAAAGAGATCCATAGTGATTGTGGTACTAATTTCGTTGGTGCCGCGAATATTTTAAACCCGCTACATAACTTCATCGCATCAGAAACCTATCAACACAGTGTACGAAATCATTTGTCCAAGGACCAAATTACTTGGTTTTTCAATCCTCCGTCTTCTCCTCACTTTGGAGGACTCTGGGAAGCTGGAGTAAAGTCGACTAAGTCGTTAATTTTTCGATCCATTGGAACCCATAGACTCACAAGTGAAGAACTAATCACTTTGTTGACAAAAATTGAAGCCACTCTAAATTCACGGCCTTTGTGTGCCCTTAGCAATGATCCCAAAGATTTAGAAGCTTTGACGCCAAGCCATTTTTTAACGCTGGTCTCATCGACATCTCTTCCGGACCCTTGTTTGGAAAACGTACCACTCTCAAAAATGCAGCGTTGGCGCTTAGTTACTGATCTCCACCGGTACTTCTGGACCAGAtggaaaaatgaatatttgtctACTCTCCAGCTGCGAACAAAATGGTCTGATGATGGAAAGCAGTTGAATGTTGGAGACCTTGTCCTAATAAAGGAACCCTCGCATCCGCTGTATTGGCGATACGGACGTATCACGGACCTCCACCCTGGTGCAGACGGGGTGTCACGCGTTGCTACTGTCCACACGTCGTCTGGAGTTCTAACTCGGCCAGCTGTCAAGTTGTGTCCAGTGCCTTCTTGTTGA